A single Pseudomonas sp. MM223 DNA region contains:
- the rpmJ gene encoding 50S ribosomal protein L36 (*Name rpmJ), translating to MKVRASVKKLCRNCKIIRREGVVRVICSAEPRHKQRQG from the coding sequence ATGAAAGTTCGTGCATCGGTGAAAAAGCTGTGCCGTAACTGCAAGATCATCCGTCGCGAAGGCGTCGTTCGAGTGATCTGCAGCGCGGAACCGCGTCACAAACAGCGCCAAGGCTGA
- the rpsM gene encoding 30S ribosomal protein S13 (*Name rpsM) — MARIAGVNIPDNKHTVISLTYIYGVGRTTAQKICADAGVNPAAKIKDLSDEQIETLRGEVAKFTTEGDLRRDINMKIKRLMDLGCYRGLRHRKGLPVRGQRTKTNARTRKGPRKPIRK, encoded by the coding sequence ATGGCCCGTATTGCAGGCGTCAACATTCCAGATAACAAGCATACTGTTATCTCGCTGACCTACATCTATGGTGTCGGTCGCACAACTGCACAGAAGATCTGTGCAGACGCTGGTGTAAACCCAGCCGCTAAGATCAAGGATCTGAGCGACGAGCAAATCGAAACCCTGCGTGGCGAAGTTGCGAAGTTCACCACCGAAGGTGACCTGCGTCGTGACATCAACATGAAGATCAAACGCTTGATGGACCTGGGTTGCTACCGCGGCCTGCGTCATCGTAAAGGTCTGCCGGTTCGCGGTCAGCGCACCAAGACCAACGCACGCACCCGTAAGGGCCCGCGTAAGCCGATCCGCAAGTAA
- the rpsK gene encoding 30S ribosomal protein S11 (*Name rpsK), protein MAKPAARPRKKVKKTVVDGIAHIHASFNNTIVTITDRQGNALSWATSGGSGFRGSRKSTPFAAQIAAERAGQAALEYGLKNLDVNVKGPGPGRESAVRALNSCGYKIASITDVTPIPHNGCRPPKKRRV, encoded by the coding sequence ATGGCAAAACCTGCTGCTCGTCCTCGTAAGAAAGTCAAAAAGACAGTGGTTGATGGCATCGCCCACATCCATGCGTCTTTCAACAACACCATCGTGACCATCACCGACCGTCAGGGCAATGCTTTGTCCTGGGCGACCTCCGGTGGTTCGGGTTTCCGTGGTTCGCGCAAATCCACCCCGTTCGCAGCACAGATCGCTGCTGAGCGTGCTGGTCAAGCTGCGCTGGAATACGGCCTGAAGAACCTCGACGTTAACGTCAAGGGTCCAGGTCCGGGTCGTGAATCCGCCGTTCGTGCACTGAACAGCTGCGGCTACAAGATCGCCAGCATCACCGACGTGACGCCAATCCCGCATAACGGGTGCCGTCCGCCGAAGAAGCGTCGCGTGTAA
- the rpsD gene encoding 30S ribosomal protein S4 (*Name rpsD): MARYIGPKCKLSRREGTDLFLKSGVRALESKCNIEAAPGIHGQRRGRQSDYGTQLREKQKVRRIYGVLERQFRGYYQAAASKKGATGENLLQLLECRLDNVVYRMGFGSTRSESRQLVSHKAISVNGKTVNIPSYQVRPGDVVAVREKSLAQLRIVQALELCAQRGRVEWVDVDAAKKSGVFKNVPARSDLSADINENLIVELYSK, translated from the coding sequence ATGGCACGTTACATTGGTCCAAAATGCAAACTGTCTCGTCGTGAAGGCACCGATCTGTTCCTGAAGAGCGGCGTTCGCGCTCTGGAATCGAAGTGCAACATCGAAGCAGCCCCAGGTATCCACGGCCAGCGCCGTGGCCGTCAGTCCGACTACGGTACCCAGCTGCGCGAGAAACAAAAAGTTCGTCGTATCTACGGTGTTCTGGAGCGTCAGTTCCGCGGTTACTACCAAGCTGCAGCCTCGAAAAAAGGCGCAACCGGTGAGAACCTGCTGCAACTGCTCGAGTGCCGTCTGGATAACGTCGTCTACCGTATGGGCTTCGGTTCGACTCGTTCCGAATCCCGTCAGCTGGTTTCGCACAAAGCGATCAGCGTCAACGGTAAGACTGTAAACATTCCATCCTACCAAGTTCGTCCGGGTGACGTGGTCGCGGTCCGCGAGAAGTCGTTGGCCCAGCTGCGCATTGTTCAAGCCCTTGAACTGTGCGCCCAGCGTGGCCGCGTTGAGTGGGTTGACGTGGATGCTGCTAAAAAGTCGGGCGTTTTCAAGAACGTTCCTGCTCGCAGCGACCTGTCTGCCGACATCAACGAAAACCTGATTGTCGAGCTCTACTCCAAGTAA
- the rpoA gene encoding DNA-directed RNA polymerase subunit alpha (*Name rpoA): MQISVNEFLTPRHIDVQVVSPTRAKITLEPLERGFGHTLGNALRRILLSSMPGCAVVEAEIDGVLHEYSAIEGVQEDVIEILLNLKGLAIKLHGRDEVTLTLSKKGSGVVTAADIQLDHDVEIVNPDHVIANLASNGALNMKLTVARGRGYEPADSRQTDEDESRSIGRLQLDASFSPVRRIAYVVENARVEQRTNLDKLVIDLETNGTLDPEEAIRRAATILQQQLAAFVDLKGDSEPVVVEQEDEIDPILLRPVDDLELTVRSANCLKAENIYYIGDLIQRTEVELLKTPNLGKKSLTEIKDVLASRGLSLGMRLDNWPPASLKKDDKATA, from the coding sequence ATGCAGATTTCGGTAAATGAGTTCCTGACTCCCCGCCACATTGATGTGCAGGTAGTCAGTCCGACCCGCGCCAAGATTACGCTCGAGCCTCTCGAGCGTGGTTTCGGCCATACCCTGGGCAACGCGCTGCGCCGCATCCTGTTGTCCTCCATGCCTGGCTGTGCAGTAGTCGAGGCCGAGATCGATGGCGTACTCCATGAGTACTCCGCGATCGAAGGTGTACAGGAAGACGTAATTGAAATCCTGTTGAACCTGAAAGGCCTGGCTATCAAACTGCACGGTCGTGACGAAGTTACGCTGACCTTGTCGAAAAAGGGTTCGGGGGTGGTTACCGCTGCCGATATTCAGCTGGATCACGATGTCGAGATCGTCAACCCCGATCACGTAATCGCGAACCTGGCGTCGAACGGCGCCCTGAACATGAAGCTCACTGTAGCTCGTGGTCGCGGTTACGAGCCGGCCGACTCCCGTCAAACCGACGAAGACGAAAGCCGTAGCATTGGCCGTCTGCAGTTGGACGCTTCGTTCAGCCCGGTGCGTCGTATCGCCTATGTGGTCGAAAACGCCCGTGTTGAACAGCGTACCAACCTGGACAAACTGGTCATTGATCTGGAAACCAACGGCACCCTGGATCCTGAAGAGGCTATCCGCCGCGCTGCGACCATCCTGCAACAGCAGCTGGCCGCGTTCGTCGACCTCAAAGGTGACAGTGAGCCTGTCGTAGTCGAGCAGGAAGACGAGATCGATCCGATCCTGCTGCGTCCGGTTGACGACCTGGAACTGACTGTACGTTCGGCCAACTGCCTCAAGGCGGAGAACATCTACTACATCGGCGACCTGATTCAGCGTACCGAAGTAGAGTTGTTGAAGACTCCTAACCTGGGCAAGAAGTCCCTGACTGAAATCAAGGACGTCCTGGCCTCTCGTGGTCTGTCTCTCGGCATGCGCCTCGACAACTGGCCGCCTGCAAGTCTTAAGAAAGACGACAAGGCGACCGCCTGA
- the rplQ gene encoding 50S ribosomal protein L17 (*Name rplQ): MRHRKSGRHLSRTSSHRKAMFQNMAVSLIEHELIKTTLPKAKELRRVAEPLITLAKEDSVANRRLAFDRTRSKSAVGKLFNDLGKRYATRQGGYLRILKCGFRAGDNAPMAYVELVDRPVGGAVEAAE; this comes from the coding sequence ATGCGTCATCGTAAAAGTGGACGTCACCTGAGCCGTACCAGCTCTCACCGCAAAGCTATGTTCCAGAACATGGCAGTGTCGCTGATCGAGCACGAGCTGATCAAAACCACCCTGCCGAAAGCCAAGGAACTGCGCCGCGTTGCCGAGCCGCTGATCACCCTGGCCAAGGAAGACAGCGTTGCTAACCGTCGTCTGGCCTTCGACCGTACCCGTTCGAAGTCCGCTGTTGGCAAACTGTTCAACGACCTGGGCAAGCGTTACGCCACCCGTCAGGGCGGCTACCTGCGCATCCTGAAGTGCGGTTTCCGCGCTGGCGACAACGCGCCTATGGCGTACGTCGAGCTGGTTGATCGTCCGGTCGGCGGTGCTGTAGAAGCTGCTGAGTAA
- the cat gene encoding Catalase (*Name cat) yields MSKILTTASGAPVADNQNSRSAGPRGPLLLDDFHLIEKLAHFNRENIPERRVHAKGSGAYGTFTVNRDITRYTSAKLFEQVGKQTETFLRFSTVGGERGSADTERDPRGFAVKFYTEEGNWDIVGNNTPVFFIRDPLKFPDFIHTQKRHPQSNLKNAQMMWDFWSHSPEALHQVTILFSDRGIPDGYRHMHGFGSHTYSLINAKGERTWVKWHFKTQQGIKNLTPADAARLAGTDPDYAQRDLFEAIERGDYPRWTVCIQVMSEAEAASRDENPFDVTKTWSQKDYPLIEVGVLELNRNPLNYFAEVEQAAFGPSNMVPGVGLSPDRMLQGRVFAYADAHRYRVGTNHQQLPVNAPRCAVNSYQRDGSMATGSYGSAPNYEPNSYAEAPKQSPRHAEPALALSGSADRYDHREDTDYFSHAGALFRLMSHEQKALLISNIAGTMAGVSEEVIQRQLQYFFKADPAYGEGIAKALGINLA; encoded by the coding sequence ATGAGCAAGATTCTTACTACCGCCAGCGGTGCGCCAGTAGCCGATAACCAGAACTCCCGTTCCGCCGGCCCGCGTGGCCCGCTGTTGCTCGACGACTTCCACCTGATCGAGAAGCTCGCCCATTTCAACCGCGAGAACATTCCTGAGCGCCGTGTGCACGCCAAGGGCTCTGGCGCTTACGGCACCTTCACCGTCAATCGCGATATCACCCGTTACACCAGTGCCAAGCTGTTTGAGCAGGTCGGCAAGCAGACAGAAACCTTCCTGCGTTTCTCCACGGTCGGTGGCGAACGTGGCTCTGCAGATACCGAGCGCGACCCACGTGGCTTTGCCGTCAAGTTCTACACTGAGGAAGGCAACTGGGACATTGTGGGCAACAACACACCCGTGTTCTTCATTCGCGACCCGCTGAAATTCCCGGACTTTATCCACACCCAGAAGCGCCACCCGCAATCCAACCTGAAGAACGCCCAGATGATGTGGGATTTCTGGTCGCACTCTCCCGAGGCGCTGCACCAGGTCACCATCCTGTTCTCGGACCGCGGTATTCCGGATGGCTATCGTCATATGCACGGCTTTGGCAGCCACACTTATAGCCTGATCAATGCCAAGGGTGAGCGCACCTGGGTCAAATGGCATTTCAAGACCCAGCAAGGCATCAAGAACCTTACCCCGGCAGATGCTGCACGCCTGGCGGGTACTGACCCGGACTACGCCCAGCGCGACCTGTTCGAGGCTATCGAGCGTGGCGACTACCCGCGTTGGACCGTATGCATTCAGGTGATGAGCGAAGCCGAGGCTGCCAGCCGCGACGAGAACCCCTTTGACGTAACCAAGACCTGGTCGCAGAAGGACTATCCGCTGATCGAAGTGGGCGTACTGGAGCTCAACCGTAATCCGCTCAATTACTTTGCCGAAGTTGAGCAAGCTGCGTTCGGGCCCAGCAACATGGTACCTGGGGTCGGCCTGTCGCCAGACCGTATGCTGCAGGGCCGCGTTTTCGCCTACGCAGATGCACACCGTTACCGTGTGGGCACCAACCACCAGCAACTGCCGGTGAATGCGCCACGCTGCGCAGTCAACAGCTACCAGCGCGACGGCTCCATGGCCACTGGCAGCTACGGCAGTGCACCGAACTACGAGCCCAACAGCTACGCTGAAGCACCGAAGCAGTCGCCACGCCATGCTGAACCAGCGCTGGCCCTAAGCGGTTCGGCAGACCGTTACGACCACCGTGAGGATACCGACTACTTCAGCCACGCCGGCGCGCTGTTCCGCCTGATGAGCCATGAGCAGAAGGCACTGCTGATCAGCAACATCGCCGGCACCATGGCAGGTGTGAGCGAAGAGGTGATCCAGCGCCAGTTGCAGTACTTCTTCAAGGCCGACCCGGCCTATGGCGAAGGTATTGCCAAGGCGTTGGGCATCAACCTGGCCTGA
- the bfr_1 gene encoding Bacterioferritin (*Name bfr_1), which produces MQGHPDVINYLVTLLKGELAARDQYFIHSRMYEDWGLSKLYERINHEMEEETQHADALMRRILMLEGTPDMRADDLEVGSTVPEMIEADLKLEYKVRGALCKGIELCELHKDYISRDILRAQLADTEEDHTYWLEKQQGLIKAIGLENYLQSQM; this is translated from the coding sequence ATGCAAGGCCACCCAGACGTAATCAACTACCTCGTCACGTTGCTGAAGGGCGAACTGGCGGCACGCGACCAGTACTTCATTCACTCGCGCATGTACGAAGACTGGGGCCTGTCCAAGCTCTACGAGCGCATCAACCACGAGATGGAAGAAGAGACGCAGCACGCTGATGCCCTGATGCGTCGCATCCTCATGCTTGAAGGCACCCCTGACATGCGTGCTGACGACCTGGAAGTCGGTAGCACCGTGCCGGAAATGATCGAGGCTGACCTCAAGCTTGAGTACAAGGTGCGTGGTGCGCTTTGCAAAGGCATTGAGTTGTGCGAGCTGCACAAGGACTACATCAGCCGTGACATCCTGCGTGCGCAGTTGGCCGATACCGAAGAAGATCACACCTACTGGCTGGAGAAGCAGCAGGGCCTGATCAAGGCCATTGGCCTGGAAAACTACCTGCAGTCGCAGATGTAA
- the uvrA_1 gene encoding UvrABC system protein A (*Name uvrA_1) — protein sequence MDKILIRGARTHNLKNIDLTLPRDKLIVITGLSGSGKSSLAFDTLYAEGQRRYVESLSAYARQFLSMMEKPDVDTIEGLSPAISIEQKSTSHNPRSTVGTITEIYDYLRLLYARVGTPRCPDHDIPLEAQTISQMVDLVLERPEGSKLMLLAPVVRERKGEHLAVFDELRAQGFVRARVNGKLYELDELPKLDKQKKHSIDVVVDRFKVRADLQQRLAESFETALKLADGIALVAPMDDEPGEEMIFSARFACPVCGHAISELEPKLFSFNNPAGACPTCDGLGVKQFFDTKRLVNAELTLAEGAIRGWDRRNVYYFQMLGSLAAHYGFSLEEPFGELSAEHQKVILQGSGKQTVDFKYLNDRGDIVKRSHPFEGIVPNLERRYRETESATVREELAKFLGTQPCPDCRGTRLRREARHVWVGEKTLPAVTNLPIGEASNYFGELTLTGRRGEIASKILKEICERLQFLVNVGLDYLTLDRSADTLSGGEAQRIRLASQIGAGLVGVMYILDEPSIGLHQRDNDRLLATLNHLRDLGNTVIVVEHDEDAIRLADYVVDIGPGAGVHGGQIVAEGTPQEVMDHPDSLTGKYLSGRKKIVVPAKRTPRNKKLQLKLKGARGNNLQNVDLEVPIGLLTCVTGVSGSGKSTLINNTLFPLAATALNGASTLEAAPHSSMDGLQHLDKVVDIDQSPIGRTPRSNPATYTGIFTPIRELFSGVPESRSRGYGPGRFSFNVKGGRCEACQGDGLIKVEMHFLPDIYVPCDVCKSKRYNRETLEIKYKGKNIHEVLEMTIEDAREFFDAVPALARKLQTLMDVGLSYIKLGQSATTLSGGEAQRVKLSRELSKRDTGKTLYILDEPTTGLHFADIQQLLDVLHRLRDHGNTVVVIEHNLDVIKTADWLVDLGPEGGSKGGQIIACGTPEELSEMKQSYTGHYLKPLLERDRA from the coding sequence GTGGACAAGATCCTGATTCGTGGGGCACGTACCCACAACCTGAAGAACATCGACCTGACCCTGCCCCGGGACAAGCTGATCGTGATCACCGGCCTGTCCGGTTCCGGCAAGTCTTCCCTGGCGTTCGACACCCTGTACGCCGAAGGCCAGCGCCGCTATGTGGAATCGCTGTCGGCTTACGCCCGGCAGTTCCTGTCGATGATGGAAAAGCCTGACGTCGACACTATCGAAGGCCTTTCACCGGCCATTTCCATCGAGCAGAAGTCGACCTCGCACAACCCACGCTCCACGGTTGGCACCATCACCGAAATCTACGACTACCTGCGCTTGCTGTATGCCCGCGTCGGTACGCCACGCTGCCCAGACCACGATATCCCGCTGGAGGCGCAAACCATCAGCCAGATGGTCGACCTGGTGCTGGAGCGCCCGGAAGGCAGCAAGCTGATGCTGCTGGCACCGGTGGTGCGCGAGCGCAAGGGCGAGCACCTGGCGGTGTTCGACGAACTGCGTGCCCAGGGCTTTGTGCGGGCCCGGGTAAACGGCAAGCTCTACGAGCTCGATGAACTGCCCAAGCTGGACAAGCAGAAAAAACACAGCATCGATGTGGTGGTGGACCGCTTCAAGGTCCGCGCCGACCTGCAGCAGCGCCTGGCCGAATCATTCGAGACCGCACTCAAGCTGGCCGACGGCATTGCCCTGGTAGCGCCGATGGACGACGAGCCAGGCGAAGAGATGATCTTCTCCGCCCGCTTCGCCTGCCCGGTCTGCGGCCATGCCATCAGTGAACTGGAGCCGAAGCTGTTCTCGTTCAACAACCCAGCTGGCGCCTGCCCCACCTGCGATGGCCTGGGGGTAAAACAGTTCTTCGACACCAAGCGCCTGGTCAATGCCGAGCTCACCTTGGCCGAAGGCGCGATCCGCGGCTGGGACCGGCGCAACGTGTACTACTTCCAGATGCTCGGCTCACTGGCCGCGCACTACGGTTTCAGCCTGGAAGAACCGTTCGGCGAGCTGTCGGCCGAGCACCAGAAGGTCATCCTGCAAGGCAGTGGCAAACAGACTGTCGACTTCAAGTACCTCAACGACCGTGGCGATATCGTCAAGCGCTCGCACCCGTTCGAAGGCATCGTGCCGAACCTGGAGCGCCGCTACCGCGAGACCGAGTCGGCCACCGTGCGTGAAGAGCTGGCCAAGTTCCTCGGCACCCAGCCCTGCCCGGATTGCCGCGGTACTCGCCTGCGCCGCGAGGCCCGCCATGTATGGGTAGGCGAAAAGACCTTGCCGGCGGTGACCAACCTGCCGATCGGTGAAGCCAGCAACTACTTCGGCGAACTGACCCTGACCGGCCGCCGCGGCGAGATCGCTTCGAAGATCCTCAAGGAAATCTGCGAGCGCCTGCAGTTTCTGGTCAACGTCGGCCTCGACTACCTCACCCTCGACCGCAGCGCCGATACCCTGTCCGGTGGCGAGGCCCAGCGTATCCGCCTGGCCAGCCAGATCGGTGCCGGCCTGGTCGGGGTGATGTACATCCTCGATGAGCCGTCCATCGGTCTTCATCAACGCGACAACGACCGCCTGCTGGCCACCCTCAACCACCTGCGCGACCTGGGTAACACGGTGATCGTGGTGGAGCATGACGAGGACGCCATTCGCTTGGCCGACTATGTGGTCGACATTGGCCCGGGTGCCGGGGTGCACGGTGGCCAGATCGTCGCCGAGGGCACGCCACAGGAAGTCATGGACCACCCCGATTCGCTGACCGGCAAGTACCTGTCCGGACGCAAGAAGATCGTCGTACCGGCCAAGCGCACACCGCGTAACAAGAAACTACAGCTGAAGCTCAAGGGCGCACGCGGTAACAACCTGCAAAACGTCGACCTGGAAGTCCCGATCGGCCTGCTGACCTGTGTCACCGGAGTATCCGGCTCGGGCAAGTCGACGCTGATCAACAACACCCTGTTCCCGCTGGCAGCCACTGCACTCAATGGTGCAAGCACCCTGGAAGCCGCCCCGCACAGCAGCATGGACGGCTTGCAGCACCTGGACAAGGTGGTGGATATCGACCAGAGCCCGATCGGCCGTACCCCGCGCTCGAACCCGGCGACCTATACCGGTATCTTCACGCCGATCCGCGAGCTGTTCTCCGGCGTGCCGGAATCGCGCTCACGCGGCTATGGCCCGGGGCGCTTCTCGTTCAACGTCAAGGGCGGCCGCTGCGAGGCTTGCCAAGGCGACGGCTTGATCAAGGTAGAGATGCACTTCCTGCCAGACATCTACGTGCCGTGCGACGTATGCAAGAGCAAGCGCTACAACCGCGAAACCCTGGAGATCAAGTACAAGGGCAAGAACATCCATGAGGTGCTGGAAATGACCATCGAGGACGCCCGCGAGTTCTTCGATGCCGTACCCGCGCTGGCGCGCAAGCTGCAAACGCTGATGGATGTAGGGCTGTCGTACATCAAGCTGGGCCAGTCGGCAACCACACTGTCTGGCGGTGAAGCGCAGCGGGTAAAACTGTCACGCGAGCTGTCCAAGCGCGATACCGGCAAAACCCTGTACATCCTCGATGAGCCAACCACAGGCCTGCACTTTGCTGATATCCAGCAGCTGCTGGACGTACTGCATCGCTTGCGCGACCACGGTAACACCGTGGTAGTGATCGAGCACAACCTGGATGTGATCAAGACCGCCGACTGGCTTGTGGACCTGGGGCCGGAGGGTGGTTCCAAAGGTGGTCAGATCATTGCCTGCGGCACACCTGAAGAGCTTAGCGAGATGAAGCAGTCATATACCGGGCATTACCTGAAACCGCTGCTGGAGCGGGACCGGGCCTGA
- the yajR gene encoding Inner membrane transport protein YajR (*Name yajR): protein MHDTHNERMSGGETRAAGGLALVFAFRMLGMFMVLPVLATYGMDLAGATPALIGLAIGAYGLTQAVLQIPFGMISDRIGRRPVIYLGLVIFALGSVLAAQADSIWGVIAGRILQGAGAISAAVMALLSDLTREQHRTKAMAMIGMSIGLSFAVAMVVGPLLTSAFGLSGLFLATAGLALVGILLVAFVVPNTHSILQHRESGVARQAIGPTLRHPDLLRLDVGIFVLHAVLMASFVALPLAFVERGGLPKEQHWWVYLTALFISFFAMVPFIIYGEKKRKMKRVLAGAVSVLLLTEIYFWEWADGLRGLVIGTVVFFTAFNLLEASLPSLVSKVSPAGGKGTAMGVYSTSQFLGAALGGILGGWLFQHGGLNMVFLGCAVLCAIWLVVALRMNEPPYVTSLRMPLTPEAVREAGLTERLMAVPGVTDAVVVAEEAAIYIKLDTKILDRTTLERLVNPASSACEA from the coding sequence ATGCACGACACCCACAACGAGCGCATGAGTGGCGGCGAAACCCGCGCCGCTGGCGGCCTTGCCCTGGTCTTTGCCTTTCGTATGCTGGGCATGTTCATGGTCTTGCCGGTACTGGCCACCTACGGCATGGACCTGGCCGGCGCCACGCCTGCGCTGATCGGCCTGGCCATTGGTGCCTATGGCCTGACCCAGGCGGTATTGCAGATCCCGTTCGGGATGATTTCCGACCGCATCGGCCGCCGCCCGGTGATTTACCTGGGGCTGGTAATCTTTGCCCTGGGCAGTGTGCTGGCGGCCCAGGCCGACTCTATCTGGGGGGTGATCGCCGGGCGAATCCTGCAGGGCGCGGGGGCCATTTCTGCGGCAGTCATGGCGCTGTTGTCCGACCTCACCCGCGAGCAACACCGGACCAAGGCCATGGCCATGATCGGCATGAGCATCGGCCTGTCGTTCGCTGTCGCCATGGTCGTCGGCCCGTTGCTGACAAGTGCCTTTGGTTTGTCAGGGTTGTTCCTTGCCACAGCCGGGCTTGCCCTGGTCGGCATCCTGTTGGTCGCGTTTGTCGTGCCCAACACGCACAGCATCCTGCAGCACCGCGAGTCGGGCGTGGCTCGCCAGGCAATCGGCCCAACCCTGCGCCATCCGGACCTTCTGCGGCTGGACGTGGGCATCTTCGTGCTGCACGCCGTGCTCATGGCCAGCTTCGTCGCATTGCCACTGGCCTTCGTCGAGCGCGGCGGCCTGCCGAAGGAGCAACACTGGTGGGTGTACCTGACCGCGTTGTTCATCTCATTTTTTGCAATGGTCCCGTTCATCATCTACGGCGAAAAAAAGCGCAAGATGAAACGTGTGTTGGCCGGTGCGGTCAGTGTCCTGCTGCTGACAGAGATATACTTCTGGGAGTGGGCTGACGGTTTGCGCGGACTGGTGATTGGCACCGTGGTATTCTTTACCGCATTCAACCTGCTGGAGGCTTCGCTGCCTTCGCTGGTCAGCAAGGTGTCGCCTGCCGGTGGCAAGGGGACGGCAATGGGGGTTTATTCCACCAGCCAGTTCCTCGGCGCTGCCTTGGGAGGAATCCTCGGTGGCTGGTTGTTCCAGCACGGCGGGCTGAACATGGTGTTCCTCGGTTGCGCGGTACTGTGTGCCATCTGGCTGGTCGTCGCGTTGCGCATGAACGAGCCGCCCTATGTGACCAGCCTGCGCATGCCGCTGACGCCAGAAGCAGTCCGGGAGGCCGGCCTGACCGAGCGCCTGATGGCCGTGCCGGGTGTGACCGACGCCGTTGTGGTAGCTGAAGAAGCCGCCATCTATATCAAACTGGATACGAAAATTTTGGACCGTACGACCCTCGAGCGCCTGGTGAACCCGGCCTCTTCGGCGTGCGAAGCCTAG
- the ssb_1 gene encoding Single-stranded DNA-binding protein (*Name ssb_1) has translation MARGVNKVILVGTCGQDPEVRYLPNGNAVTNLSLATSEQWTDKQSGQKVERTEWHRVSLFGKVAEIAGEYLRKGSQCYIEGKLQTREWEKDGIKRYTTEIIVDINGTMQLLGGRPQGQQQGGDPYNQGGGNYNQGGQQQQYNQAPPRQQAQRPQQAPQRPAPQQPAPQPAADFDSFDDDIPF, from the coding sequence ATGGCCCGTGGGGTTAACAAAGTCATTCTGGTCGGCACCTGTGGCCAGGATCCCGAAGTCCGCTACCTGCCCAACGGTAACGCCGTGACCAACCTGAGCCTGGCCACCAGCGAGCAGTGGACCGACAAGCAGTCGGGCCAGAAGGTCGAGCGTACCGAGTGGCACCGTGTGTCGCTGTTCGGCAAGGTTGCCGAAATCGCCGGCGAGTACCTGCGCAAAGGTTCGCAGTGCTACATCGAAGGCAAGCTGCAGACCCGCGAGTGGGAAAAAGACGGCATCAAGCGCTACACCACCGAAATCATCGTCGACATCAACGGCACCATGCAGCTGCTCGGCGGCCGTCCTCAGGGCCAGCAGCAAGGCGGCGACCCGTACAACCAGGGTGGCGGCAACTACAACCAAGGTGGCCAGCAGCAACAGTACAACCAGGCGCCGCCTCGTCAGCAGGCCCAGCGTCCGCAACAGGCCCCTCAGCGCCCAGCGCCGCAGCAGCCTGCGCCGCAGCCGGCCGCTGACTTCGACAGCTTCGATGACGATATTCCGTTCTGA
- the fdoG_1 gene encoding Formate dehydrogenase-O major subunit (*Name fdoG_1) produces MDLNRRQFFKVAAVGLGGSSLAALGMAPTPAFAEQVRHFKLAHTKEARNTCPYCSVGCGLILYSQGDAGKNVKQNIIHIEGDADHPVNRGTLCPKGAGLLDFIHSPSRLQYPEVRKPGSKEWVRVSWDEALDRVAGLMKQDRDANFIEKNAQGQTVNRWLTTGFLAASAASSEAGYLTHKVVRATGMLGFDNQARV; encoded by the coding sequence ATGGACCTCAACCGTCGGCAATTCTTCAAGGTCGCCGCCGTCGGCCTTGGAGGCTCGAGCCTGGCGGCGTTGGGCATGGCCCCGACGCCGGCATTCGCCGAGCAGGTGCGTCACTTCAAGCTGGCGCATACCAAAGAAGCGCGTAACACCTGCCCCTACTGCTCGGTCGGCTGCGGTCTGATCCTGTACAGCCAGGGCGATGCGGGCAAGAACGTCAAACAGAACATCATCCATATCGAAGGCGACGCCGACCACCCGGTCAACCGCGGCACCCTCTGCCCGAAAGGCGCCGGCCTGCTGGATTTTATCCACAGCCCAAGCCGCCTGCAGTACCCCGAGGTACGCAAGCCGGGCAGCAAGGAGTGGGTGCGGGTCAGCTGGGATGAAGCGCTCGACCGCGTTGCCGGCCTGATGAAACAGGATCGCGACGCCAACTTCATCGAGAAGAACGCGCAAGGGCAAACCGTCAACCGCTGGCTTACAACCGGTTTTCTGGCTGCCTCCGCCGCCTCCAGCGAGGCAGGCTACCTGACCCACAAGGTCGTCCGCGCAACAGGCATGCTGGGGTTCGATAACCAGGCACGTGTCTGA